TCTGATCATGTAGTTCAGATCATAGCATTAGACGCCTGCAGAACAATGAAAGGGGCCACCATCCTTTCTCAACCTCAGGAAAGATTATAAGGAAGCCAATTTCTTCAGCTAAAAATGCCACACAAATCTGTGCACTGTGCTCATCTTCCATCCCCTTCAGCACCAACATGGTACTGACCATGTTGGAGAATCAACCAATAATGGGGTTCATACCTAGCACACAGGGAGACATGTAAAAGCCACCACTCAACTTAGGGTCATCTGGCACATAGGCTTCTCCTCCACACAGCACCACTGCGCCCTGCAAATGCAAAATGTCCAGAGCAAACCATTAGACTCCTTAAAAGGAAACTATGGGAAGCATCCAGTGAAGTTGTTGCGTTAGCCATGGGTTTCCGTTTGTGCAATGGAATTTCCCCTCTCCATCTCTTTCCCTCTCGCCCCCCTCCTTACACAGCCTCCCCAGatatgctccagagggttgggcaactcccagaacagatttagggagaggagaggggacagAAGTTGCTGCAGTAACAGAACCACTTTGCTGGACAGTGCCCTCTATCTATAGTCCTTTGACCAGTCCATCCTAGTCTCCATAGGGTTCTTTTGCAACTGACAGCATTATTCAGTCTTGAAAAGAGATAATCTGAGCACCATGCAAACAAAAGTCATAACCCTTGTCAGAAGGCAAAGTACAATTGAGGGACAAAGTCCTTAAATGTGAATAGTCAAATGGTCTCGAATTCCTTGGGCTTATGTTGACTCTGGATTTCATAACCTTTAATCTTGCAGGGAGAATGTACTCCAACAGATCTGAAGCGACCTGCTAAATCCATAAGCAGAGAACTGACAGCATGGCCACCCCTGCAAAAGAGCCCTATTTATTTGCTTGACATGAATGGCTGAATCTGCTGTTGCTACTTATGGGGAGGCACAACACTGACAGCACATCCCACGAAGTCAACTTTCCTGTAAGTTATCATGAACTGTTCAGATGTAGTCCCTCAGAACCTAGCAAAAGAGGGGAACACAAATTCCATGTATGCCTTGCCAGGCACAGCCTTTGTTGTGAGCACAGAATATGGTGTCTGTATGATGTTCTCGGGGTGAAGAGAAGCTATCTAATATACTTCATGACTCTCACCTGATCCTTTGCTTGTTTAACAAAGCTCAACACCTTCTCCAGGTGGGAGTGGTTGATAAGTGCTCCCATCCGTGTGTCTTCCAGCAGAGGGTCGCCAATTTTGATATTCTGTGTCTGTTTCATGACTTCCTTGGTGAAGGAATTCAGTATCTCGCTTTGCACAAATACCCGAGTGCCATTACAACAAACCTGAGGCACAGAGAGAGATCTAAGAAagtaccaaccaaccaaccaaccaaccaaccaaccaaccacacctTGCTTGCTGGCTCTGGTAGCCACAATGAGCCACCTGCTCACTGGATCTTTGGCACTGATTTTAAATCTCCTGGGAATGGAGAAAATCAGACTCTTCCACACATTACAAGAGTGTGAGCTGTAGTGCCACTTTTTGCATAGCAAACAAATGTTAGAATATAAGAATAGCACTGAAGTGTCCTCTGAATATTGAGAATCTAGCCCACCAGAAAAACTGGAGCTGCCCTCCCTTGAATGAGATAAGAAAAAAGTTTGTTGGGAAGTAGAGCAGAAAGATTTTCTTAGAACCCTCAGTGCCACCATGTGGGGAAAATATAAAGAGCAGACAAGAGTGAACTACGGCATAAAGCAAAGCAGAAATGGCCTGAGACATTTGGGTGTCTATGGCCCAAAATCCAAATGGAACTCCATGTCACTAAAAAAATATAATCAAACGTTATATTCTTGTTAGTGGTATCTTGAAGAAAGTCTGACTTACAGCTACAACATGAGTACTCTTGATGGAGCCTTATGGCTTCAAGTTCAAGAGTGGACTAAATACAAGAAGTTGCATCAAAGGGGCAAACGTGAACCTAGCAGGCCCACCAGTGAGAAAGGGATAGGCCTTGGCCTCTTGCCCTAAATAGTTGGGACTTTACAGGCATCTGTTTTCATGTCAAGATCAGATTctcatttatcttaaaaaccaaggCCTTCCATGCTGCAGTAATTTAGAAATGACAGATTTCTTTTTCAGCTGTAGAAGAATGTTACCACTGAACTTTGGACTTCCCTGACAAGACATAAACAAGCTCCTCAGGAGGTCCACACCTCGCCTTGTGTGAGGAAGTTGGCCATGAGAGCTCCTTTTACAGCATTCTCCAGGACACAGTCAGAGAAGATAATAAGGGGGGATTTGCCCCCCAACTCCAGAGTAACTGGCTTGATCCCTTTGGCTGCCATCTCCATGATCTATTGAAGCAAAGATGGAACAAGGTGTATGAGCAACACAAGCAAGTCTATCACAACTCTGCAAAATCTCTAGACAAGTGAAAAGGGACATCCTCATTTGGGAGTCTGCTGAATAAGCATCTATATCTTTTGCTTACGGAAGATACTTTCTGGTGATAAGTCAGGATTAAATGTCAAGCAATTCTGAGCCTACAGTGATGTTACGCTAACACAACTGTCTCCCATGCATAAAAGCATTTTGTAACACATGATAGATTTAACCACTCAGGGCTGAAATTTCATCTTGCTTTTCATGTGTCCTTGCCAGACAATTCTCCAGCAACATGGATTGAAAGGCAGGCAGTGAAAGGCTAGCGCTTTCCCCAAAGGATACAACATGGAAAGCTCCGACTGTAAGTATAGTGTTGACATGCTTTACATCTGCGGCTTGCTCAAAACACACTGTCctctagcaattcaaaagcccAAAGGGATTTGACTGAAGCGAATGGCAAAGGCATAAACAGAAACTTCTCCTATCCTGCTCTCTGGGGCCTCTCCAGCTGGCCTTCCCCACTCCAGAGTCATGCCAGGTACTCCAAACTGGCCTTTGCATCGCATGCTTGAGCTCCTGTAGACTTACCACCTGGGAAGCTAAAGGCCTAAACTTTGCAGTTCAATATTGCCAGCCGGCATTGGTGTCCTGTACCTTGATTCCTGTAGGAACGCTCCCGGTGAAAGAGACCTTGGCCACATTCGGGTGCTGGCACAGGAACTGGCCTGTGGCAACTCCACCTTGCACCACATTGAAAAGCCCCTTAGGAACTCCAGCCTCATGGTAGATCTCTGCCAGCATCACGGCGGAGACAGGGGTGAAGGGAGAAGGCTTGAAGACCATGGCGTTACCTAGGCAATTCACATGGGCCAAGGGGGAAAGAAcagctcagtgcactgaatagactgtgcctggttcccacggcatagtcccataacatccacatcctgtttaccattccagccacctggagctcgcttctgcattgctcctttttcgtaacagtgctgtgggttaaaccacacagcctaggacttgccgatcagaaggtcggcagttcgaatccctgcgacggggtgaactcctgttgctcagtccctgcttctgccaacctagcagttcgaaagcacatcaaagtgcaagtagataaatactccggcgggaaggtaaacggtgtttccgtgcgctgctctggttcgccagaagcggcttagtcatgctggccacatgacccggaagctgtacgctggctccctcggccaataaagcgagatgagcgctgcaaccccagagtcggtcacaactggacctaatggtcaggggtcccctttacctctCTTCTTCATCTACCATTTATATACTTGACTTTATAATATTGCAGAGTATAGTTCCCTATTCCATGCATGGGCGCCCTACAAAGCCACCCCCTGGTACTAGCTGTTGGAATGACACCCACATCCTCACTCCTCATATAGAGCATCTCTTTTACCACAGGCCAAAGCCGGGGCAGACTTCCAGCAGGCAATCTGGAAAGGGTAGTTCCAGGCTCCTATTCCAACACAGACTCCAAGAGGTTCTCTTCTCGTATAAGCAAAGGATCCGCCGGGAAGCTGGATGTGCTGGCCTGGACAGGAAGGacaaagcaagatgagcaggAGCAGCACAGCTGGTCAGAGTGGCTTGCAAAGTAAAAACcacaacaaaccaaaccaaaacatttTAAAGCCTCCTCTCTCCCAGGGTTCCCTTCCGCTCTAGGAATAGAAGCTCTGTCGCTGCTGTTAACCCTTGCAGAGCCACGGGGTAGGAGCCTCTTGACTGCTCCGGGCAGAGAGGGAGCCCGGCTGGTCTCCGGCTCTGAAGCAGGAGGGggaagccctgcaggatcaggccagcggcgCCCCCAGGACAGAATCCCTCCTCCGCAGCTGCTCCAAGCAAGATCCGAGTTCAAGAGCAGCTTTATCCTCACCTTTAGTATTAtacttatttatatcccgcctttttccCAGACCGAGAGCCAAAGCGGGGGTTGCCATAGTTATAAATTCTATTTTGTGAAATCAGCTGAGAAGTCCAGCGGCTGTAAAAagatgtgtgctttaaatattttcGAATGACATAATACCTGACAGTATCTTCTattcagagcttgcagggcagcagctgaagaaaaagggttttcttgtgtgagtttcttgtggctgattagctgctctctctgtgcaaaggtcagagggggcagggcttctgttgaggtaggtgattagctgtgggaggagcttatcagagcttgcagtttgatccatcttttagatttaggggagctagtctcaaacgtttgttgggggagacctaggttttttgggggggatttatttgtcctgtcttcacgctttttatgatgaaggaccgctgtagtcacccccaacgacacgttctcaagatggagggtgagggaacagctgcagtcgcctgcggttcctgcgcaatgtttgccatcttgccaaaggttgcaggtagctttacctgcagcaattgcatgttgattgccctcttaaaagacaaagtccagcaactggaggaacgtgtagctacgctccaaagaattagagagctggagctcttcttggaagcaacagagcacaccgtctccaccaaggaggagacaggggactcccctgagaaggaggctagttcaccaacacaggagccagatatatggagaaacgtgactcaaagaagtaggaggcccagggttcgctctgattgtttagaaatacgcaatcgctttgaggtcctttcccctagcatggaagacgaagagcagactccatttgaggatctctccctcattacagtcgatcaggtatatgaagacgagcagcaaaggcagtcctcagggaatgtgcaggcgaccttggaacggacagctcacggaagaaccccgaccagacctaagaggaggcgtgtagtggtgataggggattccctactgaggggaacagaagcagtgatctgtgggcctgacaagatgtctcgggaagtgtgctgtctccccggggctaagatccaagatgtaactgaacgactgcaaggaatcataaaacccactgacaaataccccttcctcttggttcatgtgggaaccaatgacactgcaagcaatagcctccagaagattaaaagagactacgaggctctgggcaggaaattgaagcaattaaatgcacaaattgtcatctcatctgtcctcccagttgaacgacgtggccaagggagagaggggaaaatagtggaagtgaacagctggcttcgcaaatggtgtaaacaggaacggtttggattcttagatcacggactgcagtttctcgAAGATGGACTTCTgacaagcgatgggctgcacctcacaacggttgggaggaatgtttttgccaaaaatctcagaaacctcatcaggagggctttaaactgactaatgtgggggagggagacagtgctcctgaaggtggGAGTCTATcagttgatgaagatgatcatccaaatgtcatagaccgaatggagcaaacagcacgcagacctagtggtgggaggaaaaaatccttaaataagaggcacgggggaatgattaatggacttcaatgtctgtacactaatgtgcaaagcatgggaaataaacaagatgagcttgagctcttggtacagcaaactaaatatgacataataggaatcactgaaacctggtgggataagtcccacgactggaatgtaataatggagggatacaatctatttcagagaaacagaccagacaagaaaggaggaggagtggcgttatatgtcagggatgtgtatacctgtgaagagatccaagatttagaacctcaaagccaaagtgagagcatttgggtcaaaattaagggagagaagaataacagtgacctcattgtgggagtttactatagatccccaagccaaacggaggacat
The Podarcis raffonei isolate rPodRaf1 chromosome 6, rPodRaf1.pri, whole genome shotgun sequence DNA segment above includes these coding regions:
- the ALDH9A1 gene encoding 4-trimethylaminobutyraldehyde dehydrogenase isoform X2, yielding MLHSPRFSLILPGFPGLLRGAAMSTITGTFQLQQPLNYREGARIEPVDGDHSEETYEPATGRVIGKFLFSGEKEVDLAVQNAQAAFKIWSQKSGMERSTVLLEAARIIRERREEIATLETINNGKSITEARIDIDTSWQCLQYYAGLAGSLAGQHIQLPGGSFAYTRREPLGVCVGIGAWNYPFQIACWKSAPALACGNAMVFKPSPFTPVSAVMLAEIYHEAGVPKGLFNVVQGGVATGQFLCQHPNVAKVSFTGSVPTGIKIMEMAAKGIKPVTLELGGKSPLIIFSDCVLENAVKGALMANFLTQGEVCCNGTRVFVQSEILNSFTKEVMKQTQNIKIGDPLLEDTRMGALINHSHLEKVLSFVKQAKDQGAVVLCGGEAYVPDDPKLSGGFYMSPCVLGTSSGLIESWLVSRRGCASSTTTTSALWSCPSEDTRCQGLAERMAKQQ